A stretch of DNA from Rheinheimera sp. MMS21-TC3:
CCGTAAATTACCGGCTACGATTTTATTACGTGCATTAGAGTTAAGTACTGAAGAAATCTTAGAAACTTTCTTTGAAAGCACTAAGTTTGAAATTAAAGATGGCAAGCTGCTAATGGCAGTTATTGCAAATCGTCTGCGCGGTGAAACTGCAGCATTCGATATTAAAGATAATGACGGCGAAATAATCGTAGAACAAGGCCGTCGAATCACCGCCCGCCACGTGCGTCAGCTAGAAAAAACTGGCATGACCATGATGGAAGTACCGCATGAGTACGTTGTTGGCCGTGTTCTATCTAAAAATTATGCTGACCGTTCAACCGGAGAGATTATTGCCGAGGCGAACGCAGAGCTCACATTGGAGCTGTTGGCAAAACTAGCAACTGCTGGTTATGATAGTTTTGAAACCCTCTATATAAATGACTTAGATCATGGTCCTTATGTCTCTGAGACAATTCGTATTGATCCAAGTAGCAATAAAATGGAAGCTTTAGTTGAAATCTATCGCATGATGCGTCCTGGTGAACCACCAACGCGCGATGCAGCTGAAACTTTATTCCATAATCTGTTTTTCTCAGACGACCGCTATGATTTATCAACAGTGGGCCGGATGAAATTCAATCGTCGTGTTAATTTTGAAGATAACATTGGTGCAGGTGTCTTAAATAAAGAAGATATCCTGGCTGTAATGAAAGTGCTAATTGATATTCGTAACGGCCATGGTGAAGTGGATGATATTGACCACTTAGGTAACCGTCGTATCCGTTCAGTGGGTGAAATGGCAGAAAACCAATTCCGTGTTGGTTTAGTTCGAGTAGAGCGTGCGGTTAAAGAGCGCCTTTCATTAGGTGATCTAGATGCTGTTATGCCACAAGACTTAATTAACGCTAAGCCAATTTCAGCTGCAGTTAAAGAGTTCTTTGGTTCAAGCCAGTTATCACAGTTTATGGACCAAAATAACCCATTATCAGAAGTGACGCACAAACGCCGTATTTCAGCACTTGGCCCAGGTGGTTTAACTCGTGAGCGTGCAGGCTTTGAAGTACGTGACGTTCACGCAACTCACTATGGCCGTGTTTGTCCTATCGAAACACCGGAAGGTCCAAACATTGGTTTAATTAACTCCTTATCAATGTTTGCTCAAACCAACGAATATGGTTTTTTAGAAACACCATATCGCCGTGTTGAAAATGGTGTTGTTACAGATGATGTAGATTATTTGTCTGCAATTGAAGAAGGCAACTTCGTTATCGCTCAGGCAAACGCTGAAATGACCGACGAAAACCGTTTGTCAGAAGAGTTAGTGCCGTGTCGTTATAAAAACGAAACTACATTAATGCCAGCAGATAAAGTACAGTATATGGATGTTGCTCCTCAGCAAATCGTATCTGTAGCAGCGGCTTTAATTCCATTCTTAGAGCATGATGATGCTAACCGTGCCTTAATGGGTGCGAACATGCAACGTCAAGCTGTACCTACTTTACGTGCCGATAAGCCGTTGGTTGGTACTGGTATTGAACGCGTTGTTGCTAAAGACTCTGGTGTAACAGTGGTAGCAAAACGTGGTGGCGTAGTCGACTATGTTGATGCCAGCCGTATTGTTATTAAAGTTAACGAAGACGAGACCCTTCCAGGTGAAGCGGGTATCGATATCTATCGTTTAACTAAATACACGCGTTCTAACCAGAACACCTGTATTAACCAGCGCCCATGCGTAAATCACGGCGAGCCGATTGAGCGCGGTGACGTGCTAGCTGACGGTCCTTCAACAGACTTAGGTGAATTAGCACTAGGCCAGAACTTACGTGTTGCCTTTATGCCGTGGAATGGTTACAACTTCGAAGACTCGATTTTATTATCAGAGCGTTTAGTAGAGCAAGATCGTTTAACCACTATTCATATTCAAGAATTAAGCTGTATCTCTCGTGATACTAAACTTGGTGCTGAAGAAATTACTGCAGATATTCCAAACGTAGGTGAATCGGCTTTATCTAAATTAGATGAAGCGGGTATTGTTTATATTGGTGCTGAAGTAAAAGGTGGCGATATTCTGGTTGGTAAGGTTACACCTAAAGGTGAAAGCCAGTTAACACCAGAAGAAAAATTACTACGCGCTATCTTTGGTGAAAAAGCGTCAGACGTTAAAGATTCTTCTTTGCGGGTACCAAACTCTGTATCAGGTACTATTATCGATGTTCAGGTATTTACACGCGATGGTCTTGAGAAAGATAAGCGTGCACTTGAAATTGAAGATATGGAAGTTAGGCAAGCTAAGAAAGATCTTAATGAAGAATTCCGTATTCTTGAAGCCGGCATCTATAACCGAGCCCGCAACTTACTTGAGCAAGCTGGTTTAGATCGTGCCATGCTTAACACCTTAAAAGGTGACAAGTTATTTAATCAAAGCTTAAGCGATGAAGATAAACAAAGCGAGCTAGAGCAATTAGCTGCTCAATTTGAAGAAACGCGGATTGAATACGATAAGAAGTTTGAAGCTAAGCGACGTAAAATTACCCAAGGTGATGATTTAGCACCAGGCGTATTAAAAATCGTTAAAGTATATTTAGCCGTAAAACGCAGTATCCAGCCAGGTGATAAAATGGCCGGCCGTCACGGTAACAAGGGTGTAATCTCTACTATAGTTCCAGTTGAAGATATGCCATATGACGAGCACGGTAAACCTGTTGAAATCGTACTGAACCCGCTAGGGGTTCCATCGCGAATGAATATCGGTCAGATCTTAGAAACACACTTAGGCTTAGCTGCTCGTGGTATAGGTGACAAAATCGATGCCATGATCAAAGAGTACAAAGAAGTGGCTGAGATTCGTGAGTTTTTAACCAAAGTTTATGCTTTAGGTGATTCACGGCAAAGCGTAGATATTGCAAGTTTCAGTGATGATGAAGTTCGTCGTTTAGCCCAAAACTTACGTGCTGGCTTACCGGTTGCAACACCGGTATTTGATGGCGCTACAGAAGCGGAAATTAAACAACTGTTAGAGCTTGGCGATTTACCATCTAGTGGTCAAATCACCTTGTACGATGGCCGTACTGGTAATAGTTTTGAGCGTAAAGTAACCGTAGGTTATATGTATATGCTGAAACTGAACCACTTAGTAGACGACAAAATGCATGCCCGTTCTACCGGCTCATACAGCTTAGTAACGCAGCAGCCTCTGGGTGGTAAAGCTCAGTTTGGTGGTCAGCGTTTCGGTGAGATGGAAGTGTGGGCACTGGAAGCATATGGTGCTGCGTATACGCTGCAAGAAATGCTGACAGTGAAGTCAGACGACGTCAATGGCCGTACTAAGATGTATAAGAACATCGTAGATGGTGACCACAGAATGGAACCTGGTATGCCAGAATCTTTCAACGTATTAATGAAAGAAATCCGTTCGCTCGGTATTAACATCGAATTGGAAGAGGAATAAACCGACCTTGAGTTGGGGGGCAGAACTCTGCCCCATTCCGGTTTACCTCTTACAGGAGAGCTAAGGTGAAAGACTTATTAAAGTTTCTGAAACAACAAACTAAAACCGAAGAGTTTGACGTAATTCGCATCGGTTTATCTTCACCAGATATGATCCGTTCATGGTCATTTGGTGAAGTGAAAAAACCAGAAACAATTAACTACCGCACTTTTAAGCCAGAGCGTGACGGTTTATTCTGTGCTCGTATCTTTGGCCCAGTTAAAGACTATGAATGTTTATGCGGTAAGTATAAGCGTTTAAAGCATCGTGGCGTTATTTGTGAAAAATGTGGCGTTGAAGTTACATTAACTAAAGTACGCCGTGAGCGCATGGGGCATATAGATCTTGCCAGCCCAACGGCCCATATCTGGTTTTTAAAATCATTACCAAGCCGGATAGGTTTATTACTTGATATGACATTACGTGATATCGAGCGGGTACTTTATTTTGAAAGCTATGTTGTGACAGAGCCTGGTATGACTTCTTTAGAGCGTCGGCAGATGCTAACTGAAGAAGAATATCTTGATGTTCTAGAAGAGCATGGCGACGAGTTTGAAGCTAAGATGGGTGCTGAAGCAGTACTCGACATCTTACAAGGCTTAGACTTACCGCTTGAAATTAAACAAATGCGTGAAGAG
This window harbors:
- the rpoB gene encoding DNA-directed RNA polymerase subunit beta, which encodes MTYSYSEKKRIRKDFGKRPEVLDVPYLLSIQIESFSKFIEPDPEGGYGLEAAFRSVFPIKSYSGSAELQYVSYRIGEPVFDVKECQIRGITYSAPLRVKLRMVIYDKEAAPGTIKDIREQEVYMGEIPLMTENGTFVINGTERVIVSQLHRSPGVFFDHDRGKTHSSGKVLYNARVIPYRGSWLDFEFDAKDNLFVRIDRRRKLPATILLRALELSTEEILETFFESTKFEIKDGKLLMAVIANRLRGETAAFDIKDNDGEIIVEQGRRITARHVRQLEKTGMTMMEVPHEYVVGRVLSKNYADRSTGEIIAEANAELTLELLAKLATAGYDSFETLYINDLDHGPYVSETIRIDPSSNKMEALVEIYRMMRPGEPPTRDAAETLFHNLFFSDDRYDLSTVGRMKFNRRVNFEDNIGAGVLNKEDILAVMKVLIDIRNGHGEVDDIDHLGNRRIRSVGEMAENQFRVGLVRVERAVKERLSLGDLDAVMPQDLINAKPISAAVKEFFGSSQLSQFMDQNNPLSEVTHKRRISALGPGGLTRERAGFEVRDVHATHYGRVCPIETPEGPNIGLINSLSMFAQTNEYGFLETPYRRVENGVVTDDVDYLSAIEEGNFVIAQANAEMTDENRLSEELVPCRYKNETTLMPADKVQYMDVAPQQIVSVAAALIPFLEHDDANRALMGANMQRQAVPTLRADKPLVGTGIERVVAKDSGVTVVAKRGGVVDYVDASRIVIKVNEDETLPGEAGIDIYRLTKYTRSNQNTCINQRPCVNHGEPIERGDVLADGPSTDLGELALGQNLRVAFMPWNGYNFEDSILLSERLVEQDRLTTIHIQELSCISRDTKLGAEEITADIPNVGESALSKLDEAGIVYIGAEVKGGDILVGKVTPKGESQLTPEEKLLRAIFGEKASDVKDSSLRVPNSVSGTIIDVQVFTRDGLEKDKRALEIEDMEVRQAKKDLNEEFRILEAGIYNRARNLLEQAGLDRAMLNTLKGDKLFNQSLSDEDKQSELEQLAAQFEETRIEYDKKFEAKRRKITQGDDLAPGVLKIVKVYLAVKRSIQPGDKMAGRHGNKGVISTIVPVEDMPYDEHGKPVEIVLNPLGVPSRMNIGQILETHLGLAARGIGDKIDAMIKEYKEVAEIREFLTKVYALGDSRQSVDIASFSDDEVRRLAQNLRAGLPVATPVFDGATEAEIKQLLELGDLPSSGQITLYDGRTGNSFERKVTVGYMYMLKLNHLVDDKMHARSTGSYSLVTQQPLGGKAQFGGQRFGEMEVWALEAYGAAYTLQEMLTVKSDDVNGRTKMYKNIVDGDHRMEPGMPESFNVLMKEIRSLGINIELEEE